A single genomic interval of Geotrypetes seraphini chromosome 1, aGeoSer1.1, whole genome shotgun sequence harbors:
- the PRDM8 gene encoding PR domain zinc finger protein 8: MMEDIGAQRGIWDGDAKAVQQCLTDIFTSVYTTCDIPANAIFGPCILSHTSLYDSIAFIALKSTDKRTVPYIFRVDTSAANGSSEGLMWLRLVQSARDKEEQNLEAYIKNGQLFYRSLRRIVKDEELLVWYGKELTDLLLLSPARTHSKMNGNSPYTCRECGQRSQFEFPHAAHVRFRCPKRLQCLEEPQEGANANQHLQPHKYQRPPPPQADTKPTTDFHNLARDLENSRPQQRTPVPESPQPAKRKGADEGPEQGARFPAEELVCSPQSFRPSAYYNLEESGRRLYAPPSPETGEAKRSAFVEVKKGASASSTAALAEQGEDREISPAPSSSASSSPPGEPLPEGSAALRCSSTSAFSSVQRLASPDERKSAFSQPARSLYGHAPLQALGPKLLPAAGAGLECHVVGDGPARLYPADSLATKLSGAAELGGAGGGAGGGAGISKRSPFLYATTFWPKSSAAAPGPLQLQLPSTLTLLPPSFTSLCLPAQNWCAKCNASFRMTSDLVYHMRSHHKKEYALEPLVKRRREEKLKCPICNETFRERHHLSRHMTSHN; the protein is encoded by the exons ATGATGGAAGACATCGGGGCTCAAAGGGGGATTTGGGATGGAGATGCCAAAGCTGTTCAGCAATGCTTGACGGACATTTTTACCAGTGTTTACACGACCTGCGATATCCCTGCCAATGCCATCTTTGGCCCCTGCATACTGAGCCACACTTCTCTGTATGACAGCATAGCTTTTATCGCTCTCAAATCCACTGACAAGAGAACCGTCCCTTATATATTCCGG GTGGACACCTCAGCTGCAAATGGTTCCTCTGAGGGTCTCATGTGGCTCCGCCTGGTACAGTCTGCTCGGGATAAGGAAGAACAGAATCTGGAAGCCTATATAAAAAATGGACAATTATTTTACCGATCCCTTCGCAGGATTGTGAAAGATGAGGAGTTATTAGTTTGGTATGGTAAAGAATTGACAGACTTATTACTGCTAAGCCCTGCCAGGACACACAGCAAAATGAACG GAAACTCCCCTTACACGTGCAGAGAGTGCGGACAGCGCTCACAGTTCGAGTTCCCGCACGCGGCGCACGTACGTTTCCGCTGCCCCAAGCGGTTGCAGTGCCTAGAGGAGCCGCAGGAGGGCGCTAACGCTAACCAACACCTACAACCGCACAAGTACCAGCGGCCCCCCCCGCCGCAGGCAGACACCAAACCCACCACCGATTTCCACAACCTGGCGCGGGACCTGGAGAATTCCCGGCCGCAGCAACGCACCCCGGTCCCCGAGAGCCCGCAGCCTGCCAAGAGGAAGGGCGCCGACGAAGGACCGGAGCAGGGCGCCCGTTTTCCGGCCGAGGAGCTGGTATGCAGCCCGCAAAGCTTCCGCCCCAGCGCCTACTATAACCTAGAGGAGAGCGGCCGCCGGCTGTACGCACCCCCCAGCCCGGAGACGGGTGAGGCCAAGCGCAGCGCCTTCGTGGAGGTGAAGAAAGGCGCCTCCGCCTCATCCACAGCAGCGCTAGCCGAGCAGGGCGAGGACAGGGAAATCtccccagctccctcctcctctgcTAGCAGCAGCCCCCCCGGAGAGCCTCTGCCCGAGGGCAGCGCCGCCCTCAGATGCAGTAGCACCAGCGCCTTCAGTAGCGTGCAGCGGCTCGCCAGCCCCGACGAACGCAAAAGCGCCTTCAGCCAGCCCGCGCGCTCCCTCTACGGCCACGCTCCCCTGCAGGCGCTCGGGCCTAAGCTGCTGCCGGCCGCAGGGGCGGGGCTAGAATGCCACGTGGTGGGAGACGGCCCCGCCCGCCTCTACCCAGCAGACTCGCTGGCCACCAAGCTGTCGGGCGCTGCCGAGCTGGGCGGGGCCGGGGGAGGAGCGGGGGGCGGGGCCGGGATCTCCAAGCGCAGCCCCTTCCTCTACGCTACCACCTTCTGGCCCAAGAGCTCTGCGGCTGCGCCGGGTCCCCTCCAGCTGCAGCTGCCCTCCACGCTCACCTTGCTGCCGCCATCATTCACCTCACTCTGCCTTCCCGCGCAGAACTGGTGCGCCAAGTGCAACGCCTCCTTCCGCATGACCTCGGACCTGGTGTACCATATGCGCTCGCACCACAAGAAGGAGTACGCCTTGGAGCCTTTGGTCAAGAGGAGGCGGGAGGAGAAACTTAAGTGCCCCATC